In one Drosophila pseudoobscura strain MV-25-SWS-2005 chromosome X, UCI_Dpse_MV25, whole genome shotgun sequence genomic region, the following are encoded:
- the mub gene encoding poly(rC)-binding protein 3 isoform X15, with amino-acid sequence MEDNNTSSSAGGTSIKHEDPSVTLTIRLIMQGKEVGSIIGKKGEIVNRFREESGAKINISDGSCPERIVTVSGTTNAIFSAFTLITKKFEEWCSQFNDAGKIGKTQIPIRLIVPASQCGSLIGKSGSKIKEIRQTTGCSIQVASEMLPNSTERAVTLSGSAEQITQCIYQICLVMLESPPRGATIPYRPKPQVTGPVILANGQAFTIQGNYAVPTQETCPVFPLALATGGLHAGISGLADPLLKGAHLQGAVPAHHHHLQQMPDVAKNPLASLAALGLAGMNPASTGGINHTGSAPAALAALAGSQLRTANAANRAQQQQHEMTVSNDLIGCIIGKGGTKIAEIRQISGAMIRISNCEEREGGNTDRTITISGNPDSVALAQYLINMRISMETAGLPIPGYHYIAPSAIVKTPIH; translated from the exons ATGGAGGACAATAACACAAGCAGCAGTGCGGGCGGTACGTCCATCAAACACGAGGACCCATCGGTGACACTCACAATAAGGCTGATTATGCAAGGAAAG GAAGTTGGTAGTATTATTGGTAAAAAGGGTGAAATTGTCAACAGATTTCGTGAAGAG TCTGGTGCCAAAATTAATATATCGGATGGGTCGTGCCCGGAACGTATTGTGACTGTGTCTGGTACAACTAATGCAATCTTTTCGGCATTTACGCTCATCACCAAGAAATTCGAAGAG TGGTGCTCGCAGTTCAATGATGCAGGCAAAATTGGCAAAACTCAAATACCCATACGATTGATTGTGCCCGCCAGTCAATGTGGATCGTTAATTG GCAAAAGTGGCTCAAAGATCAAGGAAATACGCCAGACTACCGGCTGCTCCATACAGGTGGCCAGCGAAATGCTGCCCAACTCCACAGAGCGAGCGGTTACATTGAGTGGCAGTGCCGAGCAGATCACCCAGTGCATCTATCAGATTTGTCTTGTCATGTTGGAG TCCCCGCCACGCGGTGCCACCATACCGTATCGACCAAAACCGCAAGTAACTGGCCCTGTTATACTGGCCAATGGACAGGCCTTTACTATTCAAGGCAACTATGCAGTGCCCACACAAGAG ACCTGTCCAGTATTTCCACTTGCCCTGGCTACCGGCGGCCTACATGCTGGTATTTCAGGCTTAGCGGATCCTTTATTAAAGGGGGCACATTTACAAGGAGCGGTACCAGCACACCACCATCACCTACAGCAAATGCCCGAT GTGGCCAAGAACCCGTTGGCCAGTCTGGCTGCCCTGGGCCTGGCTGGCATGAACCCAGCCAGCACTGGGGGCATCAACCACACAG GCTCTGCCCCAGCAGCCCTGGCTGCACTGGCCGGGTCGCAACTGCGTACAGCCAACGCCGCCAATCgcgcccaacagcagcagcacgagaTGACCGTGTCCAATGATCTGATCGGTTGCATTATCGGCAAGGGTGGCACCAAGATTGCCGAAATCCGCCAGATATCCGGCGCCATGATCAGGATCTCCAATTGTGAGGAGCGCGAGGGCGGCAATACCGATCGCACTATAACCATTAGTGGCAATCCGGATTCGGTGGCCCTGGCCCAATACTTAATCAATATGAG GATATCAATGGAGACTGCTGGTCTGCCCATACCCGGATATCACTACATTGCGCCCAGTGCAATTGTTAAAACACCCATTCACTAA
- the mub gene encoding poly(rC)-binding protein 3 isoform X17: MEDNNTSSSAGGTSIKHEDPSVTLTIRLIMQGKEVGSIIGKKGEIVNRFREESGAKINISDGSCPERIVTVSGTTNAIFSAFTLITKKFEEWCSQFNDAGKIGKTQIPIRLIVPASQCGSLIGKSGSKIKEIRQTTGCSIQVASEMLPNSTERAVTLSGSAEQITQCIYQICLVMLESPPRGATIPYRPKPQVTGPVILANGQAFTIQGNYAVPTQEVAKNPLASLAALGLAGMNPASTGGINHTGSAPAALAALAGSQLRTANAANRAQQQQHEMTVSNDLIGCIIGKGGTKIAEIRQISGAMIRISNCEEREGGNTDRTITISGNPDSVALAQYLINMRISMETAGLPIPGYHYIAPSAIVKTPIH, encoded by the exons ATGGAGGACAATAACACAAGCAGCAGTGCGGGCGGTACGTCCATCAAACACGAGGACCCATCGGTGACACTCACAATAAGGCTGATTATGCAAGGAAAG GAAGTTGGTAGTATTATTGGTAAAAAGGGTGAAATTGTCAACAGATTTCGTGAAGAG TCTGGTGCCAAAATTAATATATCGGATGGGTCGTGCCCGGAACGTATTGTGACTGTGTCTGGTACAACTAATGCAATCTTTTCGGCATTTACGCTCATCACCAAGAAATTCGAAGAG TGGTGCTCGCAGTTCAATGATGCAGGCAAAATTGGCAAAACTCAAATACCCATACGATTGATTGTGCCCGCCAGTCAATGTGGATCGTTAATTG GCAAAAGTGGCTCAAAGATCAAGGAAATACGCCAGACTACCGGCTGCTCCATACAGGTGGCCAGCGAAATGCTGCCCAACTCCACAGAGCGAGCGGTTACATTGAGTGGCAGTGCCGAGCAGATCACCCAGTGCATCTATCAGATTTGTCTTGTCATGTTGGAG TCCCCGCCACGCGGTGCCACCATACCGTATCGACCAAAACCGCAAGTAACTGGCCCTGTTATACTGGCCAATGGACAGGCCTTTACTATTCAAGGCAACTATGCAGTGCCCACACAAGAG GTGGCCAAGAACCCGTTGGCCAGTCTGGCTGCCCTGGGCCTGGCTGGCATGAACCCAGCCAGCACTGGGGGCATCAACCACACAG GCTCTGCCCCAGCAGCCCTGGCTGCACTGGCCGGGTCGCAACTGCGTACAGCCAACGCCGCCAATCgcgcccaacagcagcagcacgagaTGACCGTGTCCAATGATCTGATCGGTTGCATTATCGGCAAGGGTGGCACCAAGATTGCCGAAATCCGCCAGATATCCGGCGCCATGATCAGGATCTCCAATTGTGAGGAGCGCGAGGGCGGCAATACCGATCGCACTATAACCATTAGTGGCAATCCGGATTCGGTGGCCCTGGCCCAATACTTAATCAATATGAG GATATCAATGGAGACTGCTGGTCTGCCCATACCCGGATATCACTACATTGCGCCCAGTGCAATTGTTAAAACACCCATTCACTAA
- the mub gene encoding poly(rC)-binding protein 3 isoform X16 — MEDNNTSSSAGGTSIKHEDPSVTLTIRLIMQGKEVGSIIGKKGEIVNRFREESGAKINISDGSCPERIVTVSGTTNAIFSAFTLITKKFEEWCSQFNDAGKIGKTQIPIRLIVPASQCGSLIGKSGSKIKEIRQTTGCSIQVASEMLPNSTERAVTLSGSAEQITQCIYQICLVMLESPPRGATIPYRPKPQVTGPVILANGQAFTIQGNYAVPTQEVAKNPLASLAALGLAGMNPASTGGINHTGELSASSIRGQADFQSNLGSAPAALAALAGSQLRTANAANRAQQQQHEMTVSNDLIGCIIGKGGTKIAEIRQISGAMIRISNCEEREGGNTDRTITISGNPDSVALAQYLINMRISMETAGLPIPGYHYIAPSAIVKTPIH; from the exons ATGGAGGACAATAACACAAGCAGCAGTGCGGGCGGTACGTCCATCAAACACGAGGACCCATCGGTGACACTCACAATAAGGCTGATTATGCAAGGAAAG GAAGTTGGTAGTATTATTGGTAAAAAGGGTGAAATTGTCAACAGATTTCGTGAAGAG TCTGGTGCCAAAATTAATATATCGGATGGGTCGTGCCCGGAACGTATTGTGACTGTGTCTGGTACAACTAATGCAATCTTTTCGGCATTTACGCTCATCACCAAGAAATTCGAAGAG TGGTGCTCGCAGTTCAATGATGCAGGCAAAATTGGCAAAACTCAAATACCCATACGATTGATTGTGCCCGCCAGTCAATGTGGATCGTTAATTG GCAAAAGTGGCTCAAAGATCAAGGAAATACGCCAGACTACCGGCTGCTCCATACAGGTGGCCAGCGAAATGCTGCCCAACTCCACAGAGCGAGCGGTTACATTGAGTGGCAGTGCCGAGCAGATCACCCAGTGCATCTATCAGATTTGTCTTGTCATGTTGGAG TCCCCGCCACGCGGTGCCACCATACCGTATCGACCAAAACCGCAAGTAACTGGCCCTGTTATACTGGCCAATGGACAGGCCTTTACTATTCAAGGCAACTATGCAGTGCCCACACAAGAG GTGGCCAAGAACCCGTTGGCCAGTCTGGCTGCCCTGGGCCTGGCTGGCATGAACCCAGCCAGCACTGGGGGCATCAACCACACAGGTGAGTTGAGCGCTTCATCGATCAGAGGCCAGGCAGATTTCCAATCTAATCTAGGCTCTGCCCCAGCAGCCCTGGCTGCACTGGCCGGGTCGCAACTGCGTACAGCCAACGCCGCCAATCgcgcccaacagcagcagcacgagaTGACCGTGTCCAATGATCTGATCGGTTGCATTATCGGCAAGGGTGGCACCAAGATTGCCGAAATCCGCCAGATATCCGGCGCCATGATCAGGATCTCCAATTGTGAGGAGCGCGAGGGCGGCAATACCGATCGCACTATAACCATTAGTGGCAATCCGGATTCGGTGGCCCTGGCCCAATACTTAATCAATATGAG GATATCAATGGAGACTGCTGGTCTGCCCATACCCGGATATCACTACATTGCGCCCAGTGCAATTGTTAAAACACCCATTCACTAA
- the mub gene encoding poly(rC)-binding protein 3 isoform X18, with product MEDNNTSSSAGGTSIKHEDPSVTLTIRLIMQGKEVGSIIGKKGEIVNRFREESGAKINISDGSCPERIVTVSGTTNAIFSAFTLITKKFEEWCSQFNDAGKIGKTQIPIRLIVPASQCGSLIGKSGSKIKEIRQTTGCSIQVASEMLPNSTERAVTLSGSAEQITQCIYQICLVMLESPPRGATIPYRPKPQVTGPVILANGQAFTIQGNYAVPTQEVAKNPLASLAALGLAGMNPASTGGINHTAALAALAGSQLRTANAANRAQQQQHEMTVSNDLIGCIIGKGGTKIAEIRQISGAMIRISNCEEREGGNTDRTITISGNPDSVALAQYLINMRISMETAGLPIPGYHYIAPSAIVKTPIH from the exons ATGGAGGACAATAACACAAGCAGCAGTGCGGGCGGTACGTCCATCAAACACGAGGACCCATCGGTGACACTCACAATAAGGCTGATTATGCAAGGAAAG GAAGTTGGTAGTATTATTGGTAAAAAGGGTGAAATTGTCAACAGATTTCGTGAAGAG TCTGGTGCCAAAATTAATATATCGGATGGGTCGTGCCCGGAACGTATTGTGACTGTGTCTGGTACAACTAATGCAATCTTTTCGGCATTTACGCTCATCACCAAGAAATTCGAAGAG TGGTGCTCGCAGTTCAATGATGCAGGCAAAATTGGCAAAACTCAAATACCCATACGATTGATTGTGCCCGCCAGTCAATGTGGATCGTTAATTG GCAAAAGTGGCTCAAAGATCAAGGAAATACGCCAGACTACCGGCTGCTCCATACAGGTGGCCAGCGAAATGCTGCCCAACTCCACAGAGCGAGCGGTTACATTGAGTGGCAGTGCCGAGCAGATCACCCAGTGCATCTATCAGATTTGTCTTGTCATGTTGGAG TCCCCGCCACGCGGTGCCACCATACCGTATCGACCAAAACCGCAAGTAACTGGCCCTGTTATACTGGCCAATGGACAGGCCTTTACTATTCAAGGCAACTATGCAGTGCCCACACAAGAG GTGGCCAAGAACCCGTTGGCCAGTCTGGCTGCCCTGGGCCTGGCTGGCATGAACCCAGCCAGCACTGGGGGCATCAACCACACAG CAGCCCTGGCTGCACTGGCCGGGTCGCAACTGCGTACAGCCAACGCCGCCAATCgcgcccaacagcagcagcacgagaTGACCGTGTCCAATGATCTGATCGGTTGCATTATCGGCAAGGGTGGCACCAAGATTGCCGAAATCCGCCAGATATCCGGCGCCATGATCAGGATCTCCAATTGTGAGGAGCGCGAGGGCGGCAATACCGATCGCACTATAACCATTAGTGGCAATCCGGATTCGGTGGCCCTGGCCCAATACTTAATCAATATGAG GATATCAATGGAGACTGCTGGTCTGCCCATACCCGGATATCACTACATTGCGCCCAGTGCAATTGTTAAAACACCCATTCACTAA
- the mub gene encoding poly(rC)-binding protein 3 isoform X19, which produces MEDNNTSSSAGGTSIKHEDPSVTLTIRLIMQGKEVGSIIGKKGEIVNRFREESGAKINISDGSCPERIVTVSGTTNAIFSAFTLITKKFEEFNDAGKIGKTQIPIRLIVPASQCGSLIGKSGSKIKEIRQTTGCSIQVASEMLPNSTERAVTLSGSAEQITQCIYQICLVMLESPPRGATIPYRPKPQVTGPVILANGQAFTIQGNYAVPTQEVAKNPLASLAALGLAGMNPASTGGINHTALAALAGSQLRTANAANRAQQQQHEMTVSNDLIGCIIGKGGTKIAEIRQISGAMIRISNCEEREGGNTDRTITISGNPDSVALAQYLINMRISMETAGLPIPGYHYIAPSAIVKTPIH; this is translated from the exons ATGGAGGACAATAACACAAGCAGCAGTGCGGGCGGTACGTCCATCAAACACGAGGACCCATCGGTGACACTCACAATAAGGCTGATTATGCAAGGAAAG GAAGTTGGTAGTATTATTGGTAAAAAGGGTGAAATTGTCAACAGATTTCGTGAAGAG TCTGGTGCCAAAATTAATATATCGGATGGGTCGTGCCCGGAACGTATTGTGACTGTGTCTGGTACAACTAATGCAATCTTTTCGGCATTTACGCTCATCACCAAGAAATTCGAAGAG TTCAATGATGCAGGCAAAATTGGCAAAACTCAAATACCCATACGATTGATTGTGCCCGCCAGTCAATGTGGATCGTTAATTG GCAAAAGTGGCTCAAAGATCAAGGAAATACGCCAGACTACCGGCTGCTCCATACAGGTGGCCAGCGAAATGCTGCCCAACTCCACAGAGCGAGCGGTTACATTGAGTGGCAGTGCCGAGCAGATCACCCAGTGCATCTATCAGATTTGTCTTGTCATGTTGGAG TCCCCGCCACGCGGTGCCACCATACCGTATCGACCAAAACCGCAAGTAACTGGCCCTGTTATACTGGCCAATGGACAGGCCTTTACTATTCAAGGCAACTATGCAGTGCCCACACAAGAG GTGGCCAAGAACCCGTTGGCCAGTCTGGCTGCCCTGGGCCTGGCTGGCATGAACCCAGCCAGCACTGGGGGCATCAACCACACAG CCCTGGCTGCACTGGCCGGGTCGCAACTGCGTACAGCCAACGCCGCCAATCgcgcccaacagcagcagcacgagaTGACCGTGTCCAATGATCTGATCGGTTGCATTATCGGCAAGGGTGGCACCAAGATTGCCGAAATCCGCCAGATATCCGGCGCCATGATCAGGATCTCCAATTGTGAGGAGCGCGAGGGCGGCAATACCGATCGCACTATAACCATTAGTGGCAATCCGGATTCGGTGGCCCTGGCCCAATACTTAATCAATATGAG GATATCAATGGAGACTGCTGGTCTGCCCATACCCGGATATCACTACATTGCGCCCAGTGCAATTGTTAAAACACCCATTCACTAA
- the mub gene encoding poly(rC)-binding protein 3 isoform X14, with amino-acid sequence MEDNNTSSSAGGTSIKHEDPSVTLTIRLIMQGKEVGSIIGKKGEIVNRFREESGAKINISDGSCPERIVTVSGTTNAIFSAFTLITKKFEEWCSQFNDAGKIGKTQIPIRLIVPASQCGSLIGKSGSKIKEIRQTTGCSIQVASEMLPNSTERAVTLSGSAEQITQCIYQICLVMLESPPRGATIPYRPKPQVTGPVILANGQAFTIQGNYAVPTQETCPVFPLALATGGLHAGISGLADPLLKGAHLQGAVPAHHHHLQQMPDVAKNPLASLAALGLAGMNPASTGGINHTGELSASSIRGQADFQSNLGSAPAALAALAGSQLRTANAANRAQQQQHEMTVSNDLIGCIIGKGGTKIAEIRQISGAMIRISNCEEREGGNTDRTITISGNPDSVALAQYLINMRISMETAGLPIPGYHYIAPSAIVKTPIH; translated from the exons ATGGAGGACAATAACACAAGCAGCAGTGCGGGCGGTACGTCCATCAAACACGAGGACCCATCGGTGACACTCACAATAAGGCTGATTATGCAAGGAAAG GAAGTTGGTAGTATTATTGGTAAAAAGGGTGAAATTGTCAACAGATTTCGTGAAGAG TCTGGTGCCAAAATTAATATATCGGATGGGTCGTGCCCGGAACGTATTGTGACTGTGTCTGGTACAACTAATGCAATCTTTTCGGCATTTACGCTCATCACCAAGAAATTCGAAGAG TGGTGCTCGCAGTTCAATGATGCAGGCAAAATTGGCAAAACTCAAATACCCATACGATTGATTGTGCCCGCCAGTCAATGTGGATCGTTAATTG GCAAAAGTGGCTCAAAGATCAAGGAAATACGCCAGACTACCGGCTGCTCCATACAGGTGGCCAGCGAAATGCTGCCCAACTCCACAGAGCGAGCGGTTACATTGAGTGGCAGTGCCGAGCAGATCACCCAGTGCATCTATCAGATTTGTCTTGTCATGTTGGAG TCCCCGCCACGCGGTGCCACCATACCGTATCGACCAAAACCGCAAGTAACTGGCCCTGTTATACTGGCCAATGGACAGGCCTTTACTATTCAAGGCAACTATGCAGTGCCCACACAAGAG ACCTGTCCAGTATTTCCACTTGCCCTGGCTACCGGCGGCCTACATGCTGGTATTTCAGGCTTAGCGGATCCTTTATTAAAGGGGGCACATTTACAAGGAGCGGTACCAGCACACCACCATCACCTACAGCAAATGCCCGAT GTGGCCAAGAACCCGTTGGCCAGTCTGGCTGCCCTGGGCCTGGCTGGCATGAACCCAGCCAGCACTGGGGGCATCAACCACACAGGTGAGTTGAGCGCTTCATCGATCAGAGGCCAGGCAGATTTCCAATCTAATCTAGGCTCTGCCCCAGCAGCCCTGGCTGCACTGGCCGGGTCGCAACTGCGTACAGCCAACGCCGCCAATCgcgcccaacagcagcagcacgagaTGACCGTGTCCAATGATCTGATCGGTTGCATTATCGGCAAGGGTGGCACCAAGATTGCCGAAATCCGCCAGATATCCGGCGCCATGATCAGGATCTCCAATTGTGAGGAGCGCGAGGGCGGCAATACCGATCGCACTATAACCATTAGTGGCAATCCGGATTCGGTGGCCCTGGCCCAATACTTAATCAATATGAG GATATCAATGGAGACTGCTGGTCTGCCCATACCCGGATATCACTACATTGCGCCCAGTGCAATTGTTAAAACACCCATTCACTAA
- the mub gene encoding poly(rC)-binding protein 3 isoform X3, protein MEDNNTSSSAGGTSIKHEDPSVTLTIRLIMQGKEVGSIIGKKGEIVNRFREESGAKINISDGSCPERIVTVSGTTNAIFSAFTLITKKFEEWCSQFNDAGKIGKTQIPIRLIVPASQCGSLIGKSGSKIKEIRQTTGCSIQVASEMLPNSTERAVTLSGSAEQITQCIYQICLVMLESPPRGATIPYRPKPQVTGPVILANGQAFTIQGNYAVPTQETCPVFPLALATGGLHAGISGLADPLLKGAHLQGAVPAHHHHLQQMPDVAKNPLASLAALGLAGMNPASTGGINHTGSAPAALAALAGSQLRTANAANRAQQQQHEMTVSNDLIGCIIGKGGTKIAEIRQISGAMIRISNCEEREGGNTDRTITISGNPDSVALAQYLINMSVELQKANLLEQAQAQQNGGAAAVGAGAVPGGAGATVGGGTPAAGTNGALTTVALAAGGAAAAAAVAAAAAAGAGAGSNGSPTGAANGSSSSISSNGSVSASYAGVNGNQSSAGTPNGTAAGINPVAAAAALNSPLASALQLLTKPGALSALSNLSALDLLSLTSLGNDNGGSPGGPPVQTTGVNRGKGHYARFRQHQAETGVESEKQRNKFNPY, encoded by the exons ATGGAGGACAATAACACAAGCAGCAGTGCGGGCGGTACGTCCATCAAACACGAGGACCCATCGGTGACACTCACAATAAGGCTGATTATGCAAGGAAAG GAAGTTGGTAGTATTATTGGTAAAAAGGGTGAAATTGTCAACAGATTTCGTGAAGAG TCTGGTGCCAAAATTAATATATCGGATGGGTCGTGCCCGGAACGTATTGTGACTGTGTCTGGTACAACTAATGCAATCTTTTCGGCATTTACGCTCATCACCAAGAAATTCGAAGAG TGGTGCTCGCAGTTCAATGATGCAGGCAAAATTGGCAAAACTCAAATACCCATACGATTGATTGTGCCCGCCAGTCAATGTGGATCGTTAATTG GCAAAAGTGGCTCAAAGATCAAGGAAATACGCCAGACTACCGGCTGCTCCATACAGGTGGCCAGCGAAATGCTGCCCAACTCCACAGAGCGAGCGGTTACATTGAGTGGCAGTGCCGAGCAGATCACCCAGTGCATCTATCAGATTTGTCTTGTCATGTTGGAG TCCCCGCCACGCGGTGCCACCATACCGTATCGACCAAAACCGCAAGTAACTGGCCCTGTTATACTGGCCAATGGACAGGCCTTTACTATTCAAGGCAACTATGCAGTGCCCACACAAGAG ACCTGTCCAGTATTTCCACTTGCCCTGGCTACCGGCGGCCTACATGCTGGTATTTCAGGCTTAGCGGATCCTTTATTAAAGGGGGCACATTTACAAGGAGCGGTACCAGCACACCACCATCACCTACAGCAAATGCCCGAT GTGGCCAAGAACCCGTTGGCCAGTCTGGCTGCCCTGGGCCTGGCTGGCATGAACCCAGCCAGCACTGGGGGCATCAACCACACAG GCTCTGCCCCAGCAGCCCTGGCTGCACTGGCCGGGTCGCAACTGCGTACAGCCAACGCCGCCAATCgcgcccaacagcagcagcacgagaTGACCGTGTCCAATGATCTGATCGGTTGCATTATCGGCAAGGGTGGCACCAAGATTGCCGAAATCCGCCAGATATCCGGCGCCATGATCAGGATCTCCAATTGTGAGGAGCGCGAGGGCGGCAATACCGATCGCACTATAACCATTAGTGGCAATCCGGATTCGGTGGCCCTGGCCCAATACTTAATCAATATGAG CGTTGAGCTGCAGAAGGCCAATCTCCTGgagcaggcccaggcccagcagAACGGAGGAGCGGCTGCTGTGGGAGCCGGAGCTGTGCCCGGAGGAGCTGGAGCCACCGTCGGCGGCGGTACACCCGCCGCGGGCACCAACGGAGCCCTGACCACAGTGGCCCTCGccgcaggaggagcagcggcagcggcagcggttgcagctgcagctgctgctggcgcaggggcaggcagcaacggcagcccCACGGGAGCCGCCAACGGAAGCAGCAGCTCGATCAGCAGCAATGGCAGCGTCTCCGCCTCGTATGCCGGCGTCAATGGCAACCAGAGCAGTGCCGGAACCCCCAATGGCACCGCGGCCGGGATCAATCcggtggcggctgctgccgcccTCAACAGCCCCCTCGCCTCGGCCCTGCAGCTGCTGACCAAGCCGGGTGCCCTGAGCGCCCTGTCCAACCTCAGCGCCCTCGATCTGCTGAGCCTCACGTCGCTGGGCAACGACAACGGCGGCTCGCCGGGCGGACCGCCAGTGCAGACGACCGGCGTGAATCGCGGCAAGGGACACTACGCGCGGTTCCGGCAGCACCAGGCCGAGACCGGAGTCGAGTCGGAGAAGCAGCGCAACAAGTTTAATCCGTACTAG
- the mub gene encoding poly(rC)-binding protein 3 isoform X11, with protein sequence MEDNNTSSSAGGTSIKHEDPSVTLTIRLIMQGKEVGSIIGKKGEIVNRFREESGAKINISDGSCPERIVTVSGTTNAIFSAFTLITKKFEEFNDAGKIGKTQIPIRLIVPASQCGSLIGKSGSKIKEIRQTTGCSIQVASEMLPNSTERAVTLSGSAEQITQCIYQICLVMLESPPRGATIPYRPKPQVTGPVILANGQAFTIQGNYAVPTQEVAKNPLASLAALGLAGMNPASTGGINHTGSAPAALAALAGSQLRTANAANRAQQQQHEMTVSNDLIGCIIGKGGTKIAEIRQISGAMIRISNCEEREGGNTDRTITISGNPDSVALAQYLINMSVELQKANLLEQAQAQQNGGAAAVGAGAVPGGAGATVGGGTPAAGTNGALTTVALAAGGAAAAAAVAAAAAAGAGAGSNGSPTGAANGSSSSISSNGSVSASYAGVNGNQSSAGTPNGTAAGINPVAAAAALNSPLASALQLLTKPGALSALSNLSALDLLSLTSLGNDNGGSPGGPPVQTTGVNRGKGHYARFRQHQAETGVESEKQRNKFNPY encoded by the exons ATGGAGGACAATAACACAAGCAGCAGTGCGGGCGGTACGTCCATCAAACACGAGGACCCATCGGTGACACTCACAATAAGGCTGATTATGCAAGGAAAG GAAGTTGGTAGTATTATTGGTAAAAAGGGTGAAATTGTCAACAGATTTCGTGAAGAG TCTGGTGCCAAAATTAATATATCGGATGGGTCGTGCCCGGAACGTATTGTGACTGTGTCTGGTACAACTAATGCAATCTTTTCGGCATTTACGCTCATCACCAAGAAATTCGAAGAG TTCAATGATGCAGGCAAAATTGGCAAAACTCAAATACCCATACGATTGATTGTGCCCGCCAGTCAATGTGGATCGTTAATTG GCAAAAGTGGCTCAAAGATCAAGGAAATACGCCAGACTACCGGCTGCTCCATACAGGTGGCCAGCGAAATGCTGCCCAACTCCACAGAGCGAGCGGTTACATTGAGTGGCAGTGCCGAGCAGATCACCCAGTGCATCTATCAGATTTGTCTTGTCATGTTGGAG TCCCCGCCACGCGGTGCCACCATACCGTATCGACCAAAACCGCAAGTAACTGGCCCTGTTATACTGGCCAATGGACAGGCCTTTACTATTCAAGGCAACTATGCAGTGCCCACACAAGAG GTGGCCAAGAACCCGTTGGCCAGTCTGGCTGCCCTGGGCCTGGCTGGCATGAACCCAGCCAGCACTGGGGGCATCAACCACACAG GCTCTGCCCCAGCAGCCCTGGCTGCACTGGCCGGGTCGCAACTGCGTACAGCCAACGCCGCCAATCgcgcccaacagcagcagcacgagaTGACCGTGTCCAATGATCTGATCGGTTGCATTATCGGCAAGGGTGGCACCAAGATTGCCGAAATCCGCCAGATATCCGGCGCCATGATCAGGATCTCCAATTGTGAGGAGCGCGAGGGCGGCAATACCGATCGCACTATAACCATTAGTGGCAATCCGGATTCGGTGGCCCTGGCCCAATACTTAATCAATATGAG CGTTGAGCTGCAGAAGGCCAATCTCCTGgagcaggcccaggcccagcagAACGGAGGAGCGGCTGCTGTGGGAGCCGGAGCTGTGCCCGGAGGAGCTGGAGCCACCGTCGGCGGCGGTACACCCGCCGCGGGCACCAACGGAGCCCTGACCACAGTGGCCCTCGccgcaggaggagcagcggcagcggcagcggttgcagctgcagctgctgctggcgcaggggcaggcagcaacggcagcccCACGGGAGCCGCCAACGGAAGCAGCAGCTCGATCAGCAGCAATGGCAGCGTCTCCGCCTCGTATGCCGGCGTCAATGGCAACCAGAGCAGTGCCGGAACCCCCAATGGCACCGCGGCCGGGATCAATCcggtggcggctgctgccgcccTCAACAGCCCCCTCGCCTCGGCCCTGCAGCTGCTGACCAAGCCGGGTGCCCTGAGCGCCCTGTCCAACCTCAGCGCCCTCGATCTGCTGAGCCTCACGTCGCTGGGCAACGACAACGGCGGCTCGCCGGGCGGACCGCCAGTGCAGACGACCGGCGTGAATCGCGGCAAGGGACACTACGCGCGGTTCCGGCAGCACCAGGCCGAGACCGGAGTCGAGTCGGAGAAGCAGCGCAACAAGTTTAATCCGTACTAG